The genomic window AGCAGGCAGCTTGAATCCTGTTCGTGTTAGAGTTGTAGTACGTCTCCAACAATGTTGGCCGAGAACAGGAAGGTGCAGAACAAAGGATCATGGTTTCGAGTACTAATAAGGACTCCGACGAAACTCCGCTACCAGGTAACAAGCGTCACCCTAAAACCTCACGGGTCACGACTCACGAGTCGCCGACATGGCAGAAAGAGAGGAGAGACCGAGCGGAGGGGGTGACGACGATAACGGCAAGTATCCGATTGGGTTCCGCTTCAAGCCGACGACCGAGGAGCTCGTGGAGCTCTACCTCCTCCCCAAACTGCTGCACGAACCGACCGTGCCAGACGAATTCGTCATCGAGGCGGACGCGTACGGGTGTGACCCGGAGGTATTGGCCCTGTTCTGATAAGTAATGGTTAAAAGTATCGTTGGCTGATTTATCGTAAGATAAAAATATTATACGTtaactgaaaaagtacggttttTAAGCCAAGCGATCATAAAGATTGACTGGTACAGCAATACAGCATGCATGCCATTGCCAATTTGCCATGACCTGACCCTTGAACTGTTAATTCTCTGTTCCCTTTTTTGGTACCGGGGTAATTAACCCTGGTTGCCTGGGCAAACTCTATTATCTGCGTATTCTTTcacttgaaaaaaaaaagaaaaaagaagccTTTTACACTTTGCCTTGAGTATATATAGATGATGATTTGATTACATAATATACACAGAAAAATACAAGGAGAGCGGCGTGGACGACACCTGGTACTTCCTGTCGCCGAGGTACCGCAAGTATCGGGGAGGGGATAGGCCGGTGCGGCGCACGGTCGACGACCGTGGCCGGTGGAAGCCGTCGACGGGCCAGTCAAAACTaccggaggaggaggacgccTCGATGAGCCATTCCAAGGCGAAGAAGGCCGCGTTCAGCGAGAACACCCTCGCCTACTACGTGGGCTCCACCAAGGACGAGACCAAGACCAAGTGGCTCATGCACGAGCTCGTCGTCCCCGAGACGCCCGACAACGGCTTCCACATCAagagcgccgccgccgagccccgCGACAACATGCTGGTCAGTTCCAGTTCTCGCCGAGACGTTCAAATTCAGTTGTCTCTTTCTGCTGTTTTGGAATATCTTCGTTCTCCCCACCAATTCGGGCCAAGACGTTCAAATTCAGTTGTCTCTTTCTGCTGTTTTGGAATATCTTCGTTCTCCCCACCAATtcgggcctctttggcacggcttatgccggcttcggcttcatctattttgcgtaaaTTGAGGCACTGTaacgtgaagccgttttgtaagccagggttaaaataaactataagtcagaaaaaaccagtttttctggcttcaccggctttggcttcaccggtgaagccgttttggatgagccgtgccaaaaggAGCTTTCATGTTGTTGTCTGACGCTCTGACTCAGACTGTACTTGCGTTGCATGCAGTTGAACAGATACGTCGTGTGCAGGATTTACAAGGAGAAAATCCCCTATTTAGCATCACAAATGACATGCTTCCTTATATAGCATCCGAAGATTAAATTTTCCTAATATAGCACTGGGTTTGTTTTTGTCCCCTATCTAGCACTACCGTCAGATCTGTTAGGGTATACCGTTTTGTGCTGTCAGATAATTGAAGGATAGACTAAAATACCCTTACGAACAGGTCACGGTCCTGAGCCGTCGGTCATTTCTCTTCTCCCGAACCCTATCACGACTCCCACCGCACCAAAGCGAAGGCCGACGGCGGTGGCTTGCCTCCCGGCGAGGAGCCCTTTCCCGCGGATCCGGGGGGGCATGGATCCGAGCGGGGGCGACCCAAGCGGCGCCGGCTGCGGCGACGGCGTGTGTGGCGGGGCCGGCCCGAGCGGCGGTGGCCCAAgcaggagcagcggcggcggcaccccATGCGTAGCCTACCGCAGTCCCGGCGGAGGCGCGTGCGCATCCCCGCACTGCCCCAGCGGCGGCACGTGCGCAGCCCCGCACAGCCCTAGCAGAGGCACGTGCGCAACCTTGCACAGCCCAAGCACACGAGCAGAGGTGCCACCCGGCGGCGCTCGAAGGTCTGACATGGCCGCATTGTTGGATGGGTGAGTTCCCATCCTCTCCTCATTGTGTTCTTGGTGTTGATGCCCTTTCAACTGTTGGTACAATTACTCATAGTTTAAGATGTTTTTATTTGGTTCACAGGTTTCATCCATCTCTTGATTCAAAATTCAACTTATATCCTATAAATGAAACACCTTGGTAGCCCTAAGAAAGCTAGGAAAGATGTAAGATGCTTTTGTTTTGAGAAAGTTGTTGATTCTAATCTCACTAATTTTCAAGATTTAGTTGAATCCATCGTAGATTAGTACCCTCCTGGCTATATGGAAACTGCACATCTTCAGTATCATGACCATGATTCAAAAACCTTCCCAGAAGTTAAAACCGACCAAGATTTGATGTTAATGTTTGAAAAAAACATAAGAAAACAAAGGTCATGGACATGTTCGTAACATATTCTCATCCATCTGAACCATATGAGCCTCTCGCTCACTGGCATTACGAGGACCAAGGGCAGCCCATGCAGAATCCTTCTGTTGAACTAGAGGACACATATTTAGATAATCCATCGCCCAAGAATGAACATGTAGGGGTCGATGAGGAGGCTATGTACTTGGCAAGCAATGAACCTATGCATGCTCTAAATGTGGTCCTTTATTCTAGGCGCAAAAGAATGGAAAAGGATTTTGGTCCTGATGAGGAGGGTATGGATGATGAGGAGGATCTCGACTCACAGTCCGAATCTGAAACTGAGGTTGCTGATGAGCTGGTGGACACAGAATATGAGGAAGATCATGTCCCAGATATAGAACATGACAAAGAAGACCCTCCAATGACAGAAGGCACCACATATTCTTGTATGGAAGCTTTTAAGTTGGCGCTATCTCAGCATGCAATTAAACATGAGTTCGAATATAGAACTGCAAATAGCAATCATTCTAGGTTTGGGGCCTATTGTTCCAGGAAATTAGATGATAATTGTCCATGGAGGATACATGCTTCTACCACCCAGGACAAGGGAACTATTATGGTAATTGTATTATACTTACTTTATGTATTGATTTTCCACTGTTGTTCTTAAAAACAATGTTGTGTGCTTACATTTGTTTATCTATTCAGATAAAAAAGAACCCTTTTGAGCATGATTGCCCAAGCACAAGAAGGAATATGAAGGTGGCCAATGGTACCAAACATTGGGTATGTGCAAAGGTGAAGGATTTCCTCATTCAAGACCCCACActgtgaaagtgcatttgccccctatgtgggttttggtgtattgatgacatccaaattagggactaatgtgatcttaatgagatatgttgcagctattagtcccatgaaagattcaaagagttgataaagatgaaatggtatccctcaattcttgaagttgtaaaggcggacgaattcaaaacgatctccaaaggttttaattttgcttttgagtttaggatccgccgcactataaagagggatgcaagtttagttggtctgaggaagatagagtgctcaagcatttaaataaaatcaaaagtgtgtcactctagcacttcacgagcacatagaataattttctgtgactttcggtgtcggaagtccc from Miscanthus floridulus cultivar M001 chromosome 11, ASM1932011v1, whole genome shotgun sequence includes these protein-coding regions:
- the LOC136492185 gene encoding NAC transcription factor 29-like, which gives rise to MAEREERPSGGGDDDNGKYPIGFRFKPTTEELVELYLLPKLLHEPTVPDEFVIEADAYGCDPEESGVDDTWYFLSPRYRKYRGGDRPVRRTVDDRGRWKPSTGQSKLPEEEDASMSHSKAKKAAFSENTLAYYVGSTKDETKTKWLMHELVVPETPDNGFHIKSAAAEPRDNMLLNRYVVCRIYKEKIPYLASQMTCFLI